One genomic window of Cyanobacteria bacterium FACHB-DQ100 includes the following:
- a CDS encoding endo-1,4-beta-xylanase, with protein MTLSRRRTLQLGLGAVAAAGCSGIERQPVRASDNPKQTFSMAGEMQLKQRAAAKGLIYGSAASYSSLKQDPQFAKLFAETCGILVPENELKWGALRPASDRYDFTQADWMAEYAQQNNILFRGHNLAWKHFNPDWLEGVTSRNAEQVLTRHITTVMKRYAGRMHSWDVVNEAIAGIPSWRSDGLQTSPWLTMLDKDYIDIAFRAAAAADPKAMLVYNDTALEYEKPEDERTRSAVLALLRDLKSRKIPVHALGIQAHLDAAETRFNANKLRRFLSDVASLGLKILITEMDVKDQNLPPDRELRDRSVARTYEEYLSVVLDEPAVVAVMTWGLSDRYTWLAETNPRKDGLAIRPLPYDENLGRKPAWNAIARAFDAAPKRS; from the coding sequence ATGACCCTTTCAAGACGGCGCACTCTACAACTGGGTTTAGGAGCAGTTGCAGCAGCAGGATGCTCTGGAATTGAGCGACAACCCGTTCGCGCATCGGACAATCCGAAACAAACTTTTTCTATGGCCGGAGAGATGCAGCTCAAGCAACGGGCAGCTGCAAAAGGACTGATTTATGGTTCAGCCGCAAGCTATTCTTCATTGAAACAAGATCCGCAGTTCGCTAAGCTCTTTGCTGAGACTTGCGGCATTTTAGTCCCTGAGAACGAACTAAAGTGGGGAGCCTTGCGCCCTGCATCAGATCGCTATGACTTTACACAAGCAGATTGGATGGCAGAGTATGCTCAGCAGAACAACATACTGTTTCGGGGACATAACCTAGCTTGGAAACATTTCAATCCAGACTGGCTAGAAGGTGTAACTAGCCGGAATGCTGAGCAAGTCCTTACCCGACACATCACGACGGTTATGAAACGGTATGCGGGACGGATGCACTCTTGGGATGTCGTGAACGAAGCGATCGCGGGTATTCCAAGTTGGCGGTCAGATGGGCTTCAAACTTCTCCGTGGTTGACGATGCTCGACAAGGACTACATTGATATTGCATTTCGAGCAGCAGCAGCAGCCGATCCGAAAGCGATGCTAGTTTATAACGACACGGCACTCGAATATGAGAAGCCCGAAGATGAGCGGACGCGATCGGCGGTACTGGCTCTGCTGCGGGATCTCAAGTCGCGTAAGATTCCAGTCCATGCCCTCGGCATTCAGGCACACTTAGATGCTGCGGAAACGCGATTTAACGCCAACAAGTTGAGGCGGTTTCTCAGTGATGTGGCCAGCCTGGGTCTAAAAATTCTGATTACAGAGATGGACGTAAAAGATCAGAATCTTCCCCCAGATAGGGAACTGCGCGATCGTAGCGTTGCGCGTACTTATGAAGAATACTTGTCAGTGGTACTTGATGAACCTGCTGTGGTTGCCGTGATGACTTGGGGACTTAGCGATCGCTACACTTGGCTGGCTGAGACTAACCCCCGTAAGGATGGTTTAGCGATCCGTCCATTACCATACGATGAGAATTTAGGTCGGAAGCCAGCTTGGAATGCGATCGCTCGTGCCTTTGATGCCGCACCTAAACGGAGTTAG
- a CDS encoding RluA family pseudouridine synthase: MIQFYVEESGERIDRYLADQLPDLSRSRIQKLIELGHVQVNGALCKSKKAEVEDGDLIQIELPDAQPLELKPEPIPLDILYEDDSLIIVNKAAGMVVHPSAGHESGTLVNALLAHCETLPGINGVQRPGIVHRLDKDTTGAIVVAKTEQAFHHLQEQFRTKTARRDYYAIVYGAPKQESGTVDQPIGRHPVDRQKQAIVPEEKGGRRAITHWQIKERLGNYTLLQFELETGRTHQIRVHSAFIGHPVVGDPVYSSGRSIGVNLPGQALHAWRLRLIHPVTEKWVEAIAPVPAYFTTLLEVLRKRALLNRSMN, from the coding sequence TTGATTCAGTTTTATGTTGAAGAAAGCGGTGAGCGCATCGACCGATATCTCGCGGATCAGCTTCCCGATCTGTCACGATCGCGCATTCAAAAATTAATCGAACTCGGTCACGTTCAAGTCAACGGCGCACTTTGCAAATCAAAAAAAGCAGAAGTCGAAGACGGTGATTTGATTCAGATTGAACTACCCGACGCACAACCCCTTGAACTAAAACCAGAACCAATTCCGTTAGACATTTTGTATGAAGATGATTCATTGATCATTGTAAATAAAGCTGCGGGAATGGTCGTGCATCCATCCGCCGGACATGAATCAGGAACATTAGTAAACGCCTTGTTAGCACACTGCGAAACGCTACCAGGAATCAATGGGGTACAGCGTCCTGGAATTGTGCATCGATTAGATAAAGACACCACAGGCGCGATCGTTGTCGCGAAAACCGAGCAAGCCTTTCATCACCTGCAAGAACAATTCCGTACTAAAACGGCTCGACGAGACTATTACGCCATCGTCTACGGTGCGCCAAAACAAGAGAGCGGAACCGTTGATCAACCAATTGGGCGGCATCCCGTCGATCGACAAAAACAAGCGATCGTTCCCGAAGAAAAAGGCGGAAGACGCGCAATCACCCATTGGCAAATCAAAGAGCGCTTAGGAAACTATACGCTGCTGCAATTCGAGCTAGAAACCGGAAGAACACATCAAATTCGAGTGCATAGTGCTTTTATCGGGCATCCAGTTGTGGGCGATCCGGTTTATAGCTCTGGTCGATCGATTGGGGTCAATCTTCCCGGACAAGCCCTTCATGCTTGGCGGCTGCGATTAATTCATCCTGTAACTGAGAAGTGGGTCGAAGCGATCGCGCCTGTTCCCGCTTATTTTACAACTTTGTTAGAGGTACTGAGGAAACGGGCGTTGCTAAATAGGAGTATGAATTAG
- a CDS encoding sugar transferase has translation MNRLNVELMFDAGDCLNLVWLGWLLRRRLSIVVEGLFRCLAAQPRRYNPVLAPHSCTIQTLMTSQVSRPPESRLRTLRPLPEQRVRDLRSPASLQIHQRSVMNWLRFSVLMALDFVLLYVAWRIAQVSGTDLSVSLRVEERIISFTPTAILTVGVFAVVGLYCEGNGWRDFGKLGRTLLLVDGAIGVTTLFTDSVDARLLLPFAWFALLGTVFLVLGRCLTSVLIQCVRQAGAGRHTVFIFCQPEQAKRIVPLLGQKSYYTVAGWNDSQQLSDEQREATIRRLARMGVSEVYLCSQLPARELMLLYWDLRNAGITLHVCVLLGRDESCSDSRVWQLPDFYCSTFAPPAIAGVEFQVKRCFDFLASVVFLALTFPVYLVIALLIKLDSPGPIFFRQTRIGLHNRPFRVWKFRTMVVNAPELQKQLESQNETRDGVLFKIKDDPRVTRIGKFLRRYSLDELPQIFNVLLGEMSFVGPRPLPVRDVEKFSEHCFIRHAVLPGITGMWQVSGRSDVDNFDDVLQLDMVYIKDWSLWLDLKIILQTISVVLQKTGAY, from the coding sequence TTGAACAGACTGAATGTTGAGTTGATGTTTGATGCAGGAGACTGCCTGAATTTAGTCTGGCTGGGCTGGCTGCTTCGGAGAAGGCTGTCGATCGTTGTTGAAGGGTTGTTTCGCTGCTTAGCAGCACAGCCCCGGCGTTATAACCCCGTTCTTGCTCCTCATTCCTGCACGATTCAGACACTTATGACCTCTCAAGTTTCTCGTCCACCAGAGTCGCGCCTCCGCACTCTGCGCCCTCTACCTGAGCAACGAGTCAGGGACTTGCGCTCTCCCGCCTCGCTTCAGATTCATCAAAGAAGCGTAATGAATTGGCTTCGCTTTTCGGTCTTGATGGCACTTGACTTTGTGCTCTTGTATGTCGCTTGGCGAATCGCGCAAGTCAGCGGCACAGATCTCAGCGTCTCCTTGCGAGTTGAGGAGCGCATCATCTCGTTTACACCCACCGCCATTTTGACGGTCGGGGTGTTTGCAGTTGTGGGGCTTTATTGCGAAGGCAACGGCTGGCGGGACTTTGGCAAGCTAGGCAGAACGCTACTGCTGGTCGATGGCGCGATCGGAGTAACTACCCTATTCACCGATTCGGTAGATGCCCGTTTACTGCTTCCCTTCGCTTGGTTTGCGCTTTTGGGCACAGTGTTCCTCGTTTTAGGGCGATGCTTAACCAGCGTTTTAATCCAATGCGTGCGCCAAGCCGGAGCGGGGCGGCACACGGTGTTCATCTTCTGTCAGCCAGAGCAAGCAAAGCGGATTGTGCCGCTTTTGGGGCAGAAATCCTACTACACTGTGGCAGGCTGGAATGATTCGCAGCAGTTAAGCGATGAGCAGCGAGAAGCAACCATTCGTAGGTTGGCGCGGATGGGAGTATCTGAAGTCTATTTATGTTCACAGTTGCCTGCGCGAGAGCTGATGCTGCTCTACTGGGATCTACGGAACGCGGGAATAACGCTTCATGTTTGTGTGCTACTGGGTCGGGATGAAAGTTGCTCTGATTCACGGGTTTGGCAATTGCCTGACTTTTATTGCTCGACATTTGCGCCACCTGCGATCGCTGGCGTTGAGTTTCAGGTGAAGCGCTGCTTTGATTTCCTTGCCTCGGTTGTGTTTCTCGCCCTGACTTTCCCCGTTTATCTGGTGATTGCGCTGCTGATCAAGCTGGATTCCCCAGGCCCGATTTTCTTTCGTCAGACTCGCATCGGCTTGCACAACCGTCCCTTCCGCGTCTGGAAGTTCCGCACGATGGTCGTGAATGCACCTGAGCTACAGAAGCAGCTAGAGAGCCAGAACGAAACCCGCGATGGCGTTCTCTTCAAAATCAAAGACGATCCGCGTGTCACCCGCATTGGTAAGTTTTTGCGCCGCTATAGCCTAGACGAACTCCCGCAGATCTTTAACGTGTTGCTTGGCGAGATGAGCTTTGTGGGGCCGCGACCGCTGCCTGTGCGGGATGTAGAAAAGTTTTCAGAACACTGCTTCATTCGCCATGCGGTTTTACCTGGAATTACCGGAATGTGGCAGGTTTCAGGGCGATCAGATGTCGATAATTTTGATGATGTGCTGCAATTAGACATGGTTTACATCAAAGATTGGTCGCTTTGGCTGGATTTAAAAATCATCTTACAAACTATTAGTGTTGTCCTGCAAAAGACGGGTGCCTATTAG
- a CDS encoding type II toxin-antitoxin system RelE/ParE family toxin — MRDLTKKYRSVQKDIQPIIEKLQQGEQPGDQIPGVGYPVFKLRVRNSDTQKGKSGGYRLIYYLRTVTGIILLTIYTKSEQVDIAADDIRSIISEYEKQSIKGKEND, encoded by the coding sequence CTGCGGGACTTAACCAAGAAATATCGAAGCGTTCAGAAAGATATTCAGCCCATCATCGAAAAACTTCAGCAAGGAGAGCAACCAGGAGATCAAATACCGGGAGTGGGCTATCCAGTCTTCAAACTCAGAGTCCGGAACAGTGATACTCAGAAAGGGAAAAGTGGTGGCTATCGCTTAATTTATTACCTCAGAACAGTAACGGGCATTATTTTGCTGACCATTTACACAAAATCTGAGCAAGTCGATATTGCCGCAGACGACATTCGGAGCATTATTTCAGAGTATGAGAAGCAATCGATCAAAGGCAAGGAAAATGATTAG
- a CDS encoding NAD-dependent epimerase/dehydratase family protein — MKVLVTGSSGLIGSEAVEYYDRAGHQVIGVDNNMRAKFFGAQGDTLWNLKRLQGNTAQFQHYSIDIRDRDRLFELFQEHTFDLIIHCAAQPSHDKACQIPLLDFEVNALGTVNLLEATRQFSPEAVFIHMSTNKVYGDSPNEIPRAELEKRYDYANAEDYHGVAETCRIDRTLHSLFGASKTAADVVAQEYGQYFGMKVGVFRGGCLTGPSHSGVELHGFLSYLVKVALTGGTYKVFGYKGKQVRDNIHSYDVIQAFEAFRNDPKPGEVYNLGGGRDNSVSILEAFDWVESISGRKVNWVYVDQNRIGDHICYISDLRKMKSHFPNWTITRSLPSIFEEMVAAESDRLAALV; from the coding sequence ATGAAAGTACTGGTTACTGGCTCTAGTGGCTTGATTGGTTCGGAAGCAGTGGAATATTACGATCGCGCTGGTCATCAGGTCATCGGCGTAGACAACAACATGAGAGCCAAGTTCTTCGGCGCTCAGGGTGACACCCTCTGGAACCTCAAGCGACTGCAAGGTAATACTGCTCAGTTTCAACATTACAGCATCGACATTCGCGATCGCGATCGCTTATTTGAATTGTTCCAAGAACATACATTTGACTTGATTATTCACTGTGCGGCTCAGCCCTCACACGATAAAGCTTGCCAGATCCCCCTCTTGGACTTTGAAGTGAATGCGCTTGGAACGGTCAATCTGCTCGAAGCCACTCGCCAGTTCTCCCCAGAAGCGGTGTTCATTCACATGAGTACTAACAAAGTGTATGGCGATTCCCCCAATGAGATTCCCCGCGCAGAGCTTGAAAAGCGTTACGACTACGCCAACGCAGAGGATTATCACGGTGTGGCTGAAACCTGCCGCATCGATCGTACCCTGCACTCCCTGTTTGGTGCATCGAAGACGGCAGCCGACGTGGTAGCACAGGAATACGGACAGTATTTTGGCATGAAGGTTGGCGTGTTCCGGGGCGGCTGCTTAACGGGTCCGTCGCACTCAGGAGTTGAACTGCATGGATTTCTGTCGTATTTGGTGAAAGTTGCACTGACGGGCGGCACCTACAAAGTCTTTGGCTATAAAGGTAAGCAAGTCCGCGATAATATTCACAGTTACGATGTTATCCAAGCCTTTGAAGCTTTTCGCAATGATCCGAAACCGGGCGAGGTTTATAACTTGGGCGGCGGACGCGACAATAGCGTTTCGATCCTCGAAGCCTTTGACTGGGTGGAGTCGATCAGCGGCCGGAAAGTGAACTGGGTCTATGTGGATCAAAATCGTATTGGCGATCACATTTGCTACATCTCTGACCTGCGGAAAATGAAGTCGCATTTTCCCAACTGGACAATCACGCGCAGCTTGCCGAGCATCTTCGAGGAGATGGTTGCCGCAGAGTCTGATCGCTTAGCAGCACTGGTGTAG
- a CDS encoding sirohydrochlorin chelatase, with translation MRSAYLLVTHGSRDIRPQVAIDQLRDRLEQRLSVPVGAAVLECAPTALHEQIEEFSRQHESVSQIQIVPLFLLPGVHVMEDIPTQIAIAQSRIDTKLQILPHLGTHSGMAEVLASRLAEFPADARILMSHGSRRSGGNAPIEEIANAIGAVSAYWSVEPKLETRLLELTQQGCQRIAILPYFLFSGGITDAIERAIQAFSEEHPDLTLQWLAPFDFCEDLLWLITDFITVQSPAEFNCAIDKSVPILR, from the coding sequence TTGCGTTCTGCCTATCTTCTCGTTACGCATGGAAGTCGAGATATTCGTCCCCAAGTGGCGATCGATCAACTGCGCGATCGCTTAGAGCAACGGTTATCTGTTCCGGTAGGAGCGGCTGTTTTAGAATGCGCCCCAACTGCGCTGCATGAGCAAATCGAGGAATTTAGTCGCCAGCATGAAAGCGTTTCGCAGATTCAGATTGTGCCGCTGTTTCTGCTGCCGGGGGTTCATGTAATGGAAGATATTCCCACACAAATTGCGATCGCTCAGTCTCGGATTGATACCAAACTTCAAATTCTGCCGCATCTAGGAACTCATTCTGGAATGGCAGAGGTTCTTGCTTCAAGATTGGCTGAGTTTCCCGCTGATGCTCGAATTCTGATGTCTCATGGCAGTCGTCGATCGGGTGGGAATGCGCCCATTGAAGAAATTGCAAATGCGATCGGTGCGGTTTCTGCTTACTGGTCAGTTGAGCCGAAATTAGAAACACGCTTGCTTGAGCTAACCCAGCAAGGATGTCAGAGAATTGCGATCTTGCCATATTTTCTCTTCTCAGGCGGGATTACAGATGCGATCGAGCGAGCAATTCAGGCTTTTTCCGAAGAACATCCTGACCTCACGCTGCAATGGTTGGCTCCATTTGATTTCTGTGAAGATTTGCTGTGGTTGATTACAGATTTTATTACGGTGCAATCTCCAGCCGAATTCAATTGCGCGATCGACAAATCAGTCCCTATTCTGAGATGA
- a CDS encoding WecB/TagA/CpsF family glycosyltransferase, protein MNSTVSPYQRFGEVRLLNTKFHKLTVNELIEYIVEAAQWNQKTVVAHTNVRGMNFACSLPWYRRFINQANLVFCDGFGVILGAKLNGYDLCSCHRMTCPDYIESLAQACERQGVSLFLLAGKPGVTDQAIAKLKTVAPNLKIEGHHGYFSKVGAENDAVIEQINRFQPDVLYIGFGMPLQERWIVDNYDRVDTRVFLPLGACLDFYTGTVYRGPRWLTDMGFEWLTRLVTKPGQLWQRYILGNPLFFSRVLAEALKRRLGMKK, encoded by the coding sequence ATGAATTCTACAGTGTCACCCTACCAGCGCTTCGGGGAAGTCCGCCTCTTAAACACAAAATTTCACAAGCTTACGGTTAATGAGCTAATTGAGTATATTGTTGAAGCTGCTCAGTGGAATCAGAAAACAGTCGTTGCCCATACCAACGTGCGCGGCATGAACTTTGCATGTTCGCTGCCTTGGTACCGTCGCTTCATCAACCAGGCAAATTTGGTGTTTTGCGATGGTTTTGGAGTCATCCTCGGCGCAAAGCTCAATGGCTATGATCTTTGTTCGTGTCATCGCATGACTTGCCCAGATTACATTGAGTCGCTTGCCCAAGCTTGTGAGCGGCAAGGCGTGTCGCTATTTTTGCTGGCAGGCAAGCCAGGCGTGACCGATCAGGCGATCGCCAAGCTCAAGACGGTCGCACCGAATCTTAAAATTGAGGGACATCATGGCTACTTCAGCAAAGTCGGTGCGGAAAACGATGCGGTGATCGAGCAGATTAATCGCTTTCAGCCCGATGTTTTGTACATTGGGTTTGGGATGCCGCTACAGGAGCGCTGGATTGTTGATAACTACGATCGCGTCGATACCCGTGTGTTTCTGCCCCTCGGAGCCTGCCTTGATTTCTACACCGGCACAGTCTATCGCGGTCCGCGCTGGTTAACAGACATGGGATTTGAGTGGTTAACGCGACTGGTGACAAAACCAGGACAGCTTTGGCAGCGATATATTTTGGGGAATCCACTGTTTTTCTCGCGGGTTTTAGCTGAAGCCTTGAAAAGACGGTTAGGCATGAAGAAGTGA
- a CDS encoding glycosyltransferase: MYPIANRGRNGDQERFLLFELDTRGHHPGYIQHLVRYWCQHNLPGQLDVLVSPKFIQQHHNIVKLAESSSTVRFISITEAEEAALFNSFDLAHSFRGRIVRAFQEWRLLRQYALSLGTTHIFVMYLDTVLLRLALKVTLPCPVSAIYFRPILHYGTFPNYVPEGKESAWQWRDRVCLARFLLYPNLQTLFCLDPFAVEYINQVYGTTKAVYLPDPVQRYTYAESEYEQLKTRLGIQPNRTVFLLFGALSSRKGLSQVLDAIALLPPALCQRMTLLLVGPMEEPQQLEARIAELSTTKPIQIITEHRFVPDEAIHPYFQISDVVLVPYQRHVGMSAIVVRAAAAQKPVLASDFGLVGELTRRYQLGLTVDSTQPDEIAKGMTRYLLEIPSELCDPAQQKQFADRNTAEQFAGQIFQCLQRSPARRDRSFANPASDYSQLSNSQIL; this comes from the coding sequence ATGTACCCCATTGCAAATCGAGGGCGAAACGGGGATCAGGAGCGGTTCCTGCTGTTTGAACTCGATACTCGCGGACATCACCCTGGCTATATTCAGCATCTCGTCAGGTACTGGTGTCAGCACAATCTGCCTGGACAGCTAGACGTGCTAGTTTCGCCAAAGTTTATCCAGCAGCATCACAACATTGTCAAGCTGGCTGAATCCTCCTCAACAGTCCGATTTATATCGATTACCGAGGCTGAAGAAGCGGCGCTATTCAACAGCTTTGATTTAGCACATTCCTTTCGCGGTCGGATTGTTCGAGCATTTCAGGAGTGGCGCTTGTTACGTCAGTATGCACTCTCGCTAGGGACGACGCATATCTTTGTGATGTATTTGGATACAGTTTTACTGCGCTTGGCGCTGAAGGTGACCTTGCCTTGTCCGGTGAGTGCGATCTACTTTCGACCGATTCTGCATTATGGGACGTTTCCAAACTACGTTCCTGAAGGTAAAGAGAGTGCTTGGCAGTGGCGCGATCGCGTCTGCCTAGCTCGGTTTTTACTTTACCCGAATCTGCAAACCCTATTCTGCCTCGATCCGTTTGCGGTGGAGTATATCAATCAGGTCTATGGCACCACTAAGGCTGTGTATCTGCCTGATCCAGTTCAGCGATATACCTATGCTGAGAGTGAGTATGAGCAACTAAAAACGCGCCTAGGCATTCAACCGAATCGAACAGTATTTTTGCTGTTCGGAGCGCTAAGCAGCCGCAAAGGGTTAAGTCAAGTGCTTGACGCGATCGCGCTATTACCCCCCGCCTTGTGTCAGCGAATGACCCTGTTGTTAGTGGGGCCAATGGAAGAACCCCAACAGCTTGAAGCGCGAATTGCTGAATTATCTACAACCAAGCCGATTCAGATCATCACCGAGCATCGATTTGTGCCAGATGAAGCCATTCATCCCTATTTTCAAATTTCTGATGTCGTCTTAGTGCCTTACCAACGACATGTTGGTATGAGCGCGATCGTCGTCCGAGCGGCAGCGGCACAAAAGCCCGTGCTTGCCTCAGATTTCGGCTTAGTGGGAGAGCTGACTCGACGCTATCAGCTAGGCCTCACGGTTGATTCAACGCAGCCAGATGAAATTGCCAAGGGAATGACTCGCTATCTGCTGGAAATTCCTAGCGAGTTATGTGATCCGGCACAGCAAAAGCAGTTCGCCGATCGCAATACAGCGGAGCAGTTCGCTGGCCAAATCTTTCAATGTCTACAGCGCAGTCCTGCGCGTAGAGATCGCAGTTTTGCGAATCCAGCATCCGATTACTCGCAACTCAGCAACTCACAAATCTTATGA
- the cobA gene encoding uroporphyrinogen-III C-methyltransferase — MTTTNTDCIGKVYLVGAGPGDPGLLTLKGKALLECADVVVYDALVSEPILAMINPIAERIDAGKRRGRHSMAQEEITQLLIEKAQEAAIVVRLKGGDPFIFGRGGEEMTDLIAAGVSVEMVPGITSGIAAPAYAGIPLTHRSYSSSVTFVTGHEEAGKYRPAVNWGAIAQGSETIVIYMGVHNLPHIIEQLHQAGMSLATPIAMVRWGTRPEQEELIGTLETICAQMESANFGAPAIAVIGNVVNLHEILSQCRPQFLDVKF; from the coding sequence ATGACTACAACAAACACAGATTGCATCGGTAAAGTCTATCTCGTCGGTGCGGGGCCAGGTGATCCGGGGTTGCTGACTCTAAAAGGAAAGGCTTTACTAGAATGCGCTGATGTGGTCGTTTATGATGCCTTGGTGAGTGAGCCAATTTTGGCAATGATTAATCCGATCGCCGAACGCATTGACGCAGGAAAACGACGCGGACGGCACTCGATGGCGCAAGAGGAGATTACGCAGTTATTAATCGAAAAAGCTCAAGAAGCGGCGATCGTCGTTCGGTTGAAGGGAGGCGATCCGTTTATCTTTGGGCGCGGTGGCGAAGAGATGACGGATCTCATTGCCGCAGGAGTTTCTGTGGAAATGGTTCCCGGAATTACCTCTGGGATTGCGGCTCCAGCTTATGCAGGCATTCCGCTGACGCATCGATCGTATAGTTCATCGGTGACATTTGTCACCGGACACGAAGAAGCTGGAAAGTATCGCCCTGCCGTAAATTGGGGCGCGATCGCGCAGGGGTCAGAAACGATCGTCATCTATATGGGTGTTCACAATTTGCCGCACATCATTGAACAATTGCATCAAGCGGGGATGAGTTTAGCAACACCGATCGCAATGGTGCGTTGGGGAACTCGTCCAGAGCAAGAAGAATTGATCGGAACGCTGGAAACGATCTGCGCTCAGATGGAGTCTGCAAATTTTGGTGCGCCTGCGATCGCGGTGATCGGGAATGTTGTCAATCTGCATGAAATTCTGTCGCAGTGTCGCCCACAATTTCTAGATGTGAAATTCTAG
- a CDS encoding glycosyltransferase family 1 protein — translation MNFVVENKLSHPASEQQSRVCLLSARNVRDRVTDAMIYEIEDLISDFDQADLLTYDRAPDRSRRMYTAAYKITRSRRLSQWITPAFNAVQTLEQDYDLFFVVLRNIFELQALKSLKNWRSRCKTAICFITESWPNDEWLHKRRHLLEPLKQFDAILMGSTNSVEPMSYYTRRPCTWMPFGLDTLKFSPSLGLPKRSIDLASLGRRSEITHAALLELSQSANFFYYYDTGSNLRTMVPQEHRSMYANLLKRSRYFITNYACADEPDKSSSAQEIGYRFYEGAAAGTIMIGCAPQSKEFQQLFDWPDAVIPMPFHAPDIAQFLAELEAQPDRLNQIHVNNAAHALQKHDWVYRWEKILATVGLPPTPQMQHRKTQLHQLSQAMLEQTNRASQPAAPVRAGR, via the coding sequence GTGAACTTTGTTGTAGAAAACAAACTGTCCCACCCCGCCTCTGAACAACAGTCTCGCGTCTGTTTGTTGTCCGCACGGAATGTGCGCGATCGCGTCACCGATGCCATGATTTATGAGATTGAAGATCTCATTAGCGACTTTGATCAAGCAGACTTACTCACTTATGATCGTGCTCCCGATCGCTCTCGCCGGATGTACACGGCAGCGTACAAAATTACGCGATCGCGACGGTTATCGCAGTGGATCACGCCTGCATTCAACGCAGTTCAGACCCTTGAGCAAGATTACGATTTATTCTTTGTCGTACTTAGAAACATCTTTGAACTGCAAGCGCTAAAGTCTCTAAAAAACTGGCGCAGCAGATGTAAGACTGCGATTTGCTTCATCACCGAATCCTGGCCTAACGATGAATGGCTGCACAAGCGCCGTCATCTATTAGAACCCCTGAAGCAATTTGATGCCATCTTGATGGGATCAACAAACAGCGTTGAGCCGATGAGCTACTATACTCGCCGTCCTTGCACTTGGATGCCCTTCGGACTCGATACCCTAAAATTCTCCCCGTCCCTGGGTCTACCAAAGCGCAGTATTGATCTCGCCTCATTAGGACGGCGATCGGAGATTACTCATGCAGCACTGCTCGAACTCAGCCAAAGCGCAAACTTCTTTTACTACTACGATACTGGCTCAAACCTAAGAACCATGGTGCCGCAGGAGCATCGCAGCATGTACGCCAATCTGCTGAAACGAAGTCGCTATTTCATTACGAACTATGCCTGTGCCGATGAGCCAGATAAATCCTCATCTGCTCAGGAAATTGGCTACCGCTTTTATGAAGGCGCGGCAGCAGGAACAATTATGATCGGCTGTGCGCCCCAGAGCAAGGAATTCCAGCAGCTTTTTGATTGGCCGGATGCAGTGATTCCGATGCCGTTTCATGCGCCAGATATCGCCCAGTTCCTAGCGGAGCTTGAGGCTCAGCCCGATCGCCTCAATCAAATTCACGTCAACAATGCGGCTCACGCCTTGCAGAAGCACGATTGGGTTTATCGCTGGGAGAAGATCCTTGCAACGGTTGGTTTACCGCCAACACCGCAGATGCAGCATCGAAAAACTCAGCTCCACCAACTGAGCCAGGCAATGCTTGAACAAACCAATCGTGCAAGCCAACCCGCGGCTCCGGTAAGAGCGGGGCGTTGA